A genomic segment from Streptosporangium roseum DSM 43021 encodes:
- a CDS encoding rhodanese-like domain-containing protein, which yields MTVTIAAPSAVTAVPAAGNAAALAHFAGRLAFETDVSDVAADLAAEAPGIIVVDSRNLESWEQGHVRGAVHLPTAEIAARAADVIPAGVTVVTYCWGPGCNGATRAALEFAKLGYPVKEMIGGFEYWAREGFATETSAGVSRRGVDPLTAPVSGIACAC from the coding sequence ATGACCGTCACCATCGCAGCCCCCTCCGCCGTCACGGCGGTCCCCGCCGCCGGCAACGCCGCCGCGCTCGCCCACTTCGCCGGCCGCCTGGCGTTCGAGACCGACGTGTCCGACGTGGCCGCCGACCTCGCCGCCGAGGCTCCGGGAATCATCGTGGTCGACTCGCGCAACCTGGAGAGCTGGGAGCAGGGCCACGTCAGGGGCGCCGTACACCTGCCCACCGCCGAGATCGCCGCCCGCGCCGCCGATGTGATCCCGGCGGGTGTGACCGTGGTGACCTACTGCTGGGGTCCCGGCTGCAACGGCGCCACCCGTGCCGCCCTGGAGTTCGCCAAGCTCGGCTACCCGGTCAAGGAGATGATCGGCGGCTTCGAGTACTGGGCGCGCGAGGGCTTCGCGACCGAGACCTCGGCCGGCGTCTCCCGGCGCGGGGTCGACCCGCTGACCGCCCCGGTCTCCGGCATCGCCTGCGCCTGCTGA
- a CDS encoding TetR/AcrR family transcriptional regulator, with protein MPRQVDHDRRRHQIAEAVWRLAARGGLEDVTLRQVATEAGVSARLLQYYFGTRDELLLGALEILNDDAEQRARERLAMLGDAPGMHAVVRGVLLELLPLDAERRNRHLVYAAYFVRFLADPALAKVARAAPPALENLVAGLIAQGQGLGQVSRDVDAEAEAAFLVAGADGIQATVLLGQRTPEEAVALIDHQLARVFTVTVRS; from the coding sequence ATGCCAAGACAGGTGGACCACGACCGGCGCCGCCACCAGATCGCGGAAGCCGTCTGGCGCCTGGCCGCCCGCGGCGGCCTGGAGGACGTCACCTTGAGACAGGTCGCCACCGAGGCCGGGGTCTCCGCCCGGCTGCTGCAGTACTACTTCGGCACCCGCGACGAACTGCTGCTCGGCGCGCTGGAGATCCTCAACGACGACGCCGAGCAACGGGCCCGCGAACGCCTCGCGATGCTCGGCGACGCGCCCGGCATGCACGCGGTCGTGCGGGGAGTGCTGCTGGAGCTGCTCCCGCTGGATGCCGAGCGGCGCAACCGGCACCTGGTGTACGCCGCCTACTTCGTCCGCTTCCTGGCCGACCCCGCCCTGGCCAAGGTCGCCCGCGCCGCGCCGCCCGCGCTGGAGAACCTGGTCGCCGGCCTGATCGCGCAAGGCCAGGGACTCGGCCAGGTGTCACGGGACGTCGACGCCGAGGCCGAGGCCGCGTTCCTGGTGGCGGGCGCCGACGGGATCCAGGCGACCGTCCTGCTCGGACAGCGGACTCCCGAAGAGGCCGTGGCCTTGATCGATCATCAGCTCGCCCGCGTCTTCACCGTGACGGTCCGCAGCTGA
- a CDS encoding sigma-70 family RNA polymerase sigma factor, translating into MYDPSPTDPVAEAFEAQRDRLRAVAYRMLGSHADAEDVVQEAWLRLSRQDTATIHNLAGWLTTVVGRISLDVLRSRQTHPEASYDDRLPELVVTVDDGPAPEDDVALADSVGLALLVVLESLGPAERLAFVLHDLFAVPFDEIGQILGRSADAAKMLASRARRKVRGTERPAVVGREQREVVQAFLAAARRGDFEGLLRVLDPEVRLTIDTPDGVVVTLGATEVAAGARLSAGAAVRGRAVLVNGLPGIVAWREDGTPLSVAAFTIADGRIAGIAIVIDPAKLASMDLPDPV; encoded by the coding sequence ATGTACGACCCCAGCCCGACGGACCCGGTGGCCGAGGCGTTCGAGGCCCAGCGCGACCGGCTGCGCGCGGTCGCCTATCGCATGCTCGGATCGCACGCCGACGCCGAGGACGTGGTCCAGGAGGCCTGGCTGCGGCTCTCCCGCCAGGACACGGCGACCATCCACAACCTCGCCGGCTGGCTGACCACGGTGGTCGGCCGGATCAGCCTCGACGTCCTGCGATCGCGCCAGACCCACCCTGAGGCGTCCTACGACGACCGGCTGCCCGAGCTCGTGGTGACGGTCGACGACGGCCCCGCGCCGGAGGACGACGTGGCGCTCGCCGACTCGGTCGGGCTCGCGCTCCTCGTCGTCCTGGAGTCGCTCGGGCCGGCCGAGCGGCTGGCGTTCGTGCTGCACGACCTGTTCGCGGTGCCGTTCGACGAGATCGGCCAGATCCTCGGCAGGTCCGCCGACGCCGCCAAGATGCTCGCCAGCCGGGCCCGCAGGAAGGTGCGGGGGACCGAGCGGCCGGCGGTCGTCGGACGGGAGCAGCGGGAGGTGGTCCAGGCCTTCCTGGCGGCGGCTCGCCGCGGCGACTTCGAGGGGTTGCTGCGCGTGCTCGACCCCGAGGTGAGGCTGACCATCGATACCCCCGACGGCGTGGTCGTCACCCTCGGCGCCACCGAGGTCGCCGCCGGCGCGCGGCTGTCCGCCGGCGCAGCCGTACGGGGGCGAGCGGTGCTCGTCAACGGCCTTCCCGGGATCGTGGCCTGGCGCGAGGACGGCACTCCGCTCTCGGTCGCCGCGTTCACCATCGCCGACGGCCGGATCGCGGGCATCGCGATCGTGATCGACCCGGCCAAGCTCGCGTCGATGGACCTGCCGGACCCGGTGTGA
- a CDS encoding carboxymuconolactone decarboxylase family protein → MEARMKSPANADVMTAIQGLYKAMHSGGVDPRVLGLVHLRASQINGCSPCVFAGIASAKKHGETDERLHNVVTWRETPFFTEGERAALALTEAATRIQDGAPGVTDEIWDAAATHFDEKQLSAITLNIAMTNFFNRINHTNREQAGKTW, encoded by the coding sequence ATGGAAGCACGCATGAAGAGCCCCGCGAACGCCGACGTGATGACGGCGATCCAGGGCCTTTACAAGGCGATGCACTCCGGCGGCGTCGACCCGCGCGTACTCGGGCTGGTCCACCTGCGGGCCAGCCAGATCAACGGCTGCAGCCCGTGCGTATTCGCCGGGATCGCGTCGGCCAAGAAGCACGGAGAGACCGACGAGCGGCTGCACAACGTGGTCACGTGGCGCGAGACGCCCTTCTTCACCGAGGGAGAGCGGGCAGCGCTCGCGCTGACCGAGGCCGCCACCCGGATCCAGGACGGCGCGCCGGGCGTCACCGACGAGATCTGGGACGCCGCGGCCACCCACTTCGACGAGAAGCAGCTGTCGGCGATCACTCTGAACATCGCGATGACCAACTTCTTCAACCGGATCAACCACACGAACCGGGAGCAGGCCGGCAAGACCTGGTGA
- a CDS encoding nuclear transport factor 2 family protein, with protein MSEHRGDVPAVRRYEITGRHHLQLPVMKRLAPDPLSVPPCSVRPVDETSRTREAVRVYIDSAEQRDWQRLGDLLTEDMVYEMPQSRERIRGRSAFIQFNREYPGDWHLQARRIVADGRHAAAWIDARVTTEHQDACVWFELSDDGLITRVVDYWPESYDPPPGREHLVERW; from the coding sequence GTGAGCGAACACCGCGGTGATGTGCCGGCGGTTCGCCGGTACGAGATCACCGGTCGGCACCATCTCCAGCTGCCGGTGATGAAGCGCCTTGCACCTGATCCGTTGTCGGTGCCGCCGTGTAGCGTGCGGCCGGTGGACGAGACATCGAGAACGCGAGAGGCCGTGCGCGTCTACATTGACAGCGCCGAGCAGCGCGACTGGCAGCGGCTTGGCGATCTGCTGACCGAAGACATGGTGTACGAGATGCCGCAGAGCCGTGAGCGGATCCGCGGCAGGTCGGCTTTCATCCAGTTCAACAGGGAATACCCCGGGGACTGGCATCTCCAGGCGCGTCGCATCGTCGCCGATGGCCGCCACGCGGCCGCGTGGATCGATGCACGCGTCACTACTGAGCACCAAGACGCCTGTGTGTGGTTCGAGCTCTCCGATGACGGGCTGATCACCCGGGTCGTCGACTACTGGCCGGAGTCGTATGATCCCCCGCCGGGCCGCGAGCATCTGGTGGAGCGCTGGTAG
- a CDS encoding vitamin B12-dependent ribonucleotide reductase encodes MTETIGGAAARGGKRLRKGLKMKRIFTTPGVHPYDEVRWERRDVVMTNWRDGSINFEQRDVEFPVSWSVNAANIVTTKYFRGAVGTPQREWSLKQLIDRVVGVYTRTAVEHGYFAGEEDAEIFDHELKHALVNQVFSFNSPVWFNVGTASPQQVSACFILAVDDQMESILDWYKEEGVIFKGGSGSGVNLSRIRSSKELLSSGGTASGPVSFMRGADASAGTIKSGGATRRAAKMVVLDVDHPDIEEFIETKAREEDKVRALRDAGFDMDLGGKDIVSVQYQNANNSVRVSDEFMRAVEKGEEFGLRARLTGEVIEKVDAGRLFRKMATAAWECADPGVQYDDTINDWHTSPETGRITASNPCSEYLHLDNSSCNLASINLMKFLKDDNSFDIESFVKITELIITAMDVSITFADFPTEKIDQTTRAYRQLGIGYANLGALLMATGHAYDSEGGRAIAGAVTSLMTGASYRRSAELAAVVGPYDGYARNADAHKRVMRKHAAANDDLRTLEGMDKAIHAEASRQWTECLKLGERNGYRNAQASLLAPTGTIGLMMDCDTTGIEPDLALVKFKKLVGGGSMQIVNQTIPRALRQLGYPEEQVEAIVEYIASNSHVVDAPGLKPEHYEVFDCAMGERAIAPMGHVRMMAAAQPFLSGAISKTVNLPEAATVEDIEQVYMEGWKLGLKALAVYRDNCKVGQPLSVAGKKSDKKTEEKAAEPEIQVVEISRPTRRRMPNQRPSTTTRFTVGGAKGYMTASSYPDDGLGEVFLKMSKQGSTLAGVMDAFSVAISIGLQYGVPLETYVSKFVNMRFDPAGMTDDPDIRMAASVMDYIFRRLALDHLPYDDRAALGIFSASERAAQQRGEDPAPIHTDEVIAELATSAPIEQPQPQPRPEVVAVAAPERGGSLESHQGRTADAPLCMTCGTKMRPAGSCYVCEGCGSTSGCS; translated from the coding sequence ATGACGGAGACGATCGGTGGCGCGGCCGCGCGTGGGGGCAAGCGGTTGCGCAAGGGCTTGAAGATGAAGCGCATCTTCACCACGCCGGGAGTGCATCCCTATGACGAGGTGCGCTGGGAGCGCCGTGACGTCGTGATGACCAACTGGCGGGACGGCTCGATCAACTTCGAGCAGCGGGACGTCGAGTTCCCCGTTTCCTGGTCGGTCAACGCGGCCAACATCGTGACCACCAAATACTTCCGCGGCGCGGTCGGCACCCCGCAGCGCGAGTGGAGCCTGAAGCAGCTCATCGACCGGGTGGTGGGCGTCTACACCAGGACCGCGGTCGAGCACGGCTACTTCGCCGGCGAGGAGGACGCCGAGATCTTCGACCACGAGCTCAAGCACGCTCTGGTCAACCAGGTCTTCAGCTTCAACTCGCCCGTCTGGTTCAACGTGGGCACCGCCTCGCCGCAGCAGGTCAGCGCCTGTTTCATCCTGGCCGTCGACGACCAGATGGAGTCCATCCTCGACTGGTACAAGGAAGAGGGTGTGATCTTCAAGGGCGGTTCGGGCTCCGGCGTGAACCTCTCCAGGATCCGCTCCTCCAAGGAGCTGCTCTCCAGCGGCGGCACGGCCAGCGGCCCGGTCTCCTTCATGCGCGGCGCGGACGCCTCCGCGGGCACCATCAAGTCCGGCGGCGCGACCCGCCGTGCGGCCAAGATGGTCGTCCTGGACGTGGACCACCCCGACATCGAGGAGTTCATCGAGACCAAGGCGCGCGAGGAGGACAAGGTCCGCGCGCTGCGCGACGCCGGGTTCGACATGGACCTCGGCGGCAAGGACATCGTCTCCGTCCAGTACCAGAACGCCAACAACTCCGTGCGCGTCTCCGACGAGTTCATGCGCGCGGTGGAGAAGGGCGAGGAGTTCGGCCTGCGCGCCCGCCTCACCGGCGAGGTCATCGAGAAGGTCGACGCCGGGCGGCTGTTCCGCAAGATGGCGACGGCCGCGTGGGAGTGCGCCGACCCCGGTGTCCAGTACGACGACACGATCAACGACTGGCACACCAGCCCGGAGACGGGCCGCATCACCGCCAGCAACCCGTGCTCGGAGTACCTGCACCTGGACAACTCCTCGTGCAACCTGGCCAGCATCAACCTGATGAAGTTCCTGAAGGACGACAACTCCTTCGACATCGAGAGCTTCGTGAAGATCACCGAGCTGATCATCACCGCGATGGACGTCTCCATCACCTTCGCCGACTTCCCGACGGAGAAGATCGACCAGACCACCCGCGCCTACCGCCAGCTCGGCATCGGCTACGCCAACCTCGGCGCGCTGCTCATGGCCACCGGCCACGCCTACGACTCCGAGGGCGGCCGGGCCATCGCCGGTGCCGTCACCTCGCTGATGACCGGCGCCTCCTACCGCCGCAGCGCCGAACTGGCCGCGGTCGTCGGACCGTACGACGGCTACGCGCGCAACGCCGACGCGCACAAGCGCGTCATGCGCAAGCACGCCGCCGCAAACGACGACCTGCGCACGCTGGAGGGCATGGACAAGGCCATCCACGCCGAGGCCTCCCGCCAGTGGACCGAGTGCCTCAAGCTGGGTGAGAGGAACGGCTACCGCAACGCCCAGGCCTCGCTGCTCGCCCCGACCGGCACCATCGGCCTGATGATGGACTGCGACACCACCGGTATCGAGCCCGACCTGGCCCTGGTCAAGTTCAAGAAGCTCGTCGGCGGCGGCTCCATGCAGATCGTCAACCAGACGATCCCGCGCGCGCTGCGGCAGCTGGGCTACCCCGAGGAGCAGGTCGAGGCGATCGTCGAATACATCGCGTCCAACAGCCACGTCGTGGACGCCCCCGGCCTCAAGCCCGAGCACTACGAGGTGTTCGACTGCGCGATGGGCGAGCGGGCGATCGCCCCGATGGGGCACGTGCGCATGATGGCCGCCGCCCAGCCGTTCCTGTCCGGCGCCATCTCCAAGACGGTCAACCTGCCCGAGGCGGCGACGGTCGAGGACATCGAGCAGGTCTACATGGAAGGCTGGAAGCTCGGCCTGAAGGCCCTGGCCGTCTACCGCGACAACTGCAAGGTCGGCCAGCCGCTCTCGGTCGCGGGCAAGAAGAGCGACAAGAAGACCGAGGAGAAGGCCGCGGAGCCGGAGATCCAGGTCGTGGAGATCAGCCGCCCGACCCGCCGCCGGATGCCGAACCAGCGCCCCAGCACCACCACCCGCTTCACCGTGGGGGGCGCCAAGGGCTACATGACCGCCTCGTCCTACCCCGACGACGGTCTCGGCGAGGTCTTCCTGAAGATGTCCAAGCAGGGCTCCACCCTCGCCGGCGTGATGGACGCCTTCTCGGTGGCCATCTCCATCGGCCTGCAGTACGGCGTGCCGCTGGAGACCTACGTCAGCAAGTTCGTCAACATGCGCTTCGACCCGGCCGGCATGACCGACGACCCGGACATCCGCATGGCCGCCTCGGTGATGGACTACATCTTCCGCCGCCTGGCCCTGGACCACCTGCCCTACGACGACCGGGCCGCTCTCGGCATCTTCTCCGCCTCCGAGCGCGCCGCCCAGCAGCGCGGGGAGGACCCGGCCCCGATCCACACCGACGAGGTCATCGCCGAGCTGGCCACCTCGGCACCGATCGAGCAGCCCCAGCCCCAGCCCCGCCCGGAGGTCGTGGCCGTGGCCGCGCCGGAGCGGGGCGGCTCCCTGGAGTCCCACCAGGGCCGCACCGCCGACGCGCCGCTCTGCATGACCTGCGGCACCAAGATGCGGCCCGCCGGTAGCTGCTACGTCTGCGAGGGCTGCGGCTCCACCAGCGGCTGCAGCTGA
- the nrdR gene encoding transcriptional regulator NrdR, translated as MHCPFCRHPDTRVIDSRSTEDGGAIRRRRTCPECGRRFTTQETVLLMVSKRSGVTEPFFRDKVIAGVRRACQGRPVSEDSLAQLGQRVEESIRATGAAEIAAHEVGLAILGPLRELDEVAYLRFASVYRSFETLADFETEIKQLRAERSVQQD; from the coding sequence GTGCACTGTCCGTTCTGTCGTCATCCTGATACGCGGGTCATCGACAGCCGGTCCACCGAGGACGGCGGAGCCATCCGCCGCAGGCGCACGTGCCCGGAGTGCGGGCGCAGGTTCACCACGCAGGAGACGGTGCTTCTCATGGTGAGCAAGCGCAGCGGGGTGACCGAGCCGTTCTTCAGGGACAAGGTGATCGCCGGCGTCCGGCGGGCGTGCCAGGGGCGCCCCGTCAGCGAGGACTCGCTGGCCCAGCTGGGTCAGCGGGTGGAGGAGAGCATCCGGGCCACGGGAGCGGCGGAGATCGCCGCCCATGAGGTCGGGCTGGCGATCCTGGGGCCGCTCCGCGAGCTGGACGAGGTGGCCTACCTGCGGTTCGCCTCGGTCTACCGGAGCTTCGAGACCCTGGCCGATTTCGAAACAGAGATAAAGCAGCTGCGGGCGGAACGCTCCGTCCAGCAGGACTGA
- a CDS encoding LysM peptidoglycan-binding domain-containing protein, producing the protein MKTTVTTGRAGRPPARRPGAAGGVRYPDPPLRLTRRGRIVVVAALTLVTLGALWVGARIDAASALEHGGREELSWVVVRGGDTLWEIADAVTEGGDPAPTIRRIMDLNGLSDSVIRPGTRLYLPDGSAP; encoded by the coding sequence ATGAAGACGACCGTGACGACAGGGAGGGCCGGGCGCCCGCCCGCCCGGCGCCCCGGGGCCGCGGGGGGCGTCCGATATCCTGATCCGCCGCTCCGGCTCACCAGGCGGGGCCGGATCGTGGTGGTGGCGGCGCTCACGCTGGTCACCCTGGGGGCGCTCTGGGTCGGCGCGCGCATCGACGCCGCCTCGGCGCTCGAGCACGGGGGGCGTGAGGAGCTGTCGTGGGTCGTGGTGCGCGGGGGTGACACGCTGTGGGAGATCGCGGACGCCGTGACGGAAGGCGGGGATCCGGCTCCGACGATCCGCCGGATCATGGATCTCAACGGCCTGTCCGACTCCGTGATCCGGCCCGGGACCCGGCTCTACCTGCCGGACGGTTCCGCCCCCTGA
- the lexA gene encoding transcriptional repressor LexA produces the protein MSEHDENVSAVSDLAVRRRDSLGLTPRQRKILEVIRDSVQQRGYPPSMREIGEAVQLTSTSSVSHQLTALQRKGYLRRDPHRPRALEVRLPGEPALWVDPESRDDETPISRPTAAYVPLVGRIAAGGPILAEESIEDVFALPKQLVGEGTLFLLQVTGDSMIEAAIANGDWVVVRQQPVADNGDVVAAMIDGEATVKTFKRKDGHVWLVPHNPNYDPIPGDEATVLGKVVAVLRKL, from the coding sequence ATGAGCGAACATGACGAGAACGTTTCGGCCGTCAGCGACCTGGCGGTGCGCAGGCGTGACTCCCTTGGCCTCACCCCCAGGCAGCGGAAGATCCTTGAGGTGATCCGCGACTCGGTGCAGCAGCGCGGCTATCCGCCCTCCATGCGAGAGATCGGCGAGGCGGTGCAGCTCACCAGCACCTCCAGCGTGTCGCACCAGCTGACGGCGTTGCAGCGCAAGGGCTATCTGCGCCGTGATCCGCACCGTCCCCGCGCGCTGGAGGTCCGCCTTCCCGGCGAGCCGGCACTGTGGGTGGATCCCGAGTCCCGTGACGACGAGACCCCGATCAGCCGCCCGACCGCGGCCTACGTGCCGCTCGTCGGCCGGATCGCCGCCGGCGGCCCCATCCTCGCCGAGGAGAGCATCGAGGACGTCTTCGCCCTCCCCAAGCAGCTCGTCGGCGAGGGGACGCTCTTCCTGCTCCAGGTGACCGGCGACTCGATGATCGAGGCCGCCATCGCCAACGGCGACTGGGTGGTCGTCCGGCAGCAGCCCGTGGCGGACAACGGCGACGTGGTCGCCGCGATGATCGACGGCGAGGCCACGGTCAAGACCTTCAAGCGCAAGGACGGCCACGTCTGGCTCGTCCCGCACAACCCGAACTACGACCCGATCCCCGGCGACGAGGCCACCGTCCTGGGCAAGGTCGTGGCGGTTCTGCGCAAGCTCTGA